A window of Clostridia bacterium genomic DNA:
AAGATAATATTGGTTGTGTAATCATGGGTCCTTTTACCGAAATTAAAGAAGGGGATGAAGTAAGACGCACCGGCCGAATTGTACAGGTGCCTGTTGGTGATGCCTTGATTGGCCGGGTGGTTAATGTTTTAGGTCAGCCTTTAGATGGTAAAGGCCCGATCAAGACTAAACAATTTAGACCGATCGAATACCCTGCCCCTGGGGTGGTACAGCGTGAATCGGTAAATGAACCTTTACAAACTGGTTTGAAATCTATTGACTCATTGGTACCTATTGGTAGAGGTCAGCGGGAATTAATTATTGGTGACCGGCAAACTGGTAAAACAGCTCTAGCTGTGGATACAATTATTAATCAAAAGGGACATGATGTGGTTTGTATTTATGTGGCTATCGGGCAAAAAGCTTCCACAGTAGCTGGTGTGGTACACAGGTTAGAGGAAACCGGGGCAATGGAATATACCACGGTGGTGGCTGCCACGGCTAGTGAGCCTGCTCCCATGATTTATATTGCTCCTTATGCTGGTTGTGCCCTGGGAGAAGAATTTATGTACCGTGGTCAGGATGTTTTAGTGGTTTATGATGATCTTTCTAAACAAGCGGTGGCCTATCGTGAATTATCATTATTATTAAGACGTCCACCCGGACGGGAAGCTTATCCGGGAGATGTCTTTTATGTGCATTCTCGCTTATTGGAAAGAGCCGCTAAATTAAATCAAGAACATGGTGGTGGTTCTTTAACTGCACTGCCGATTATTGAAACCCAAGCTGGGGACGTTTCTGCTTATATTCCTACTAACGTGATCTCAATTACTGATGGTCAGATTTTCTTGGAATCAGACTTGTTTTATTCAGGTTTTAGACCAGCTATTAATGTGGGTATTTCAGTTTCCCGGGTAGGGGGTGCGGCCCAGATTAAAGCCATGAAACAGGTAGCTGGTAGTTTGCGTTTGGATTTGGCACAGTATCGGGAATTAGCTGCTTTTGCTCAGTTTGGCTCTGATTTGGATCAGGCTACACAGGCTCGCTTAAATCGCGGTGAAAAAACAATGGAAATTTTGAAACAGGGACAATATGAACCATTACCTGTTGAAGAACAAGTAGTTGTTATTTACTGTGCTGTACACGGCTATTTAGATGATATTGCTTTAGAAAGAATTAAGGCTTTCGAAATTGGCTTTTTGGAATATTTGCGTAAGGAAAAAGCCGAATTCATGGCCAGTTTAAAAGAAAAGCAAGAACTCACCGATGAATTGGAAGAAGAATTAAAAATAGCTATTGAAACCTTTAAGACTTCTTTTCTAGAGGAAAAATAGGTGAGAAGAGGCATGTGGAAAAGGTGGTGAGGAGATGCCCAATGTCCGAGAGATTAGGCGGCGGATGCGGGGTGTAGAAAATATTCAGCAAATCACC
This region includes:
- a CDS encoding F0F1 ATP synthase subunit alpha gives rise to the protein MSIRPEEISSIIKQQIETYEAKTEVAKVGTVIQVADGVARVHGLSEAMSGEMLEFPGGIYGMALNLEEDNIGCVIMGPFTEIKEGDEVRRTGRIVQVPVGDALIGRVVNVLGQPLDGKGPIKTKQFRPIEYPAPGVVQRESVNEPLQTGLKSIDSLVPIGRGQRELIIGDRQTGKTALAVDTIINQKGHDVVCIYVAIGQKASTVAGVVHRLEETGAMEYTTVVAATASEPAPMIYIAPYAGCALGEEFMYRGQDVLVVYDDLSKQAVAYRELSLLLRRPPGREAYPGDVFYVHSRLLERAAKLNQEHGGGSLTALPIIETQAGDVSAYIPTNVISITDGQIFLESDLFYSGFRPAINVGISVSRVGGAAQIKAMKQVAGSLRLDLAQYRELAAFAQFGSDLDQATQARLNRGEKTMEILKQGQYEPLPVEEQVVVIYCAVHGYLDDIALERIKAFEIGFLEYLRKEKAEFMASLKEKQELTDELEEELKIAIETFKTSFLEEK